One Chordicoccus furentiruminis DNA window includes the following coding sequences:
- the rpsK gene encoding 30S ribosomal protein S11 — protein sequence MAANKNTKKTAASKRRVRKNVEHGQAHIQSSFNNTIVTLTDAQGNALSWASAGGLGFRGSRKSTPYAAQMAAETATKAALVHGLKTVDVFVKGPGSGREAAIRALSAAGLQVLSIEDCTPVPHNGCRPPKRRRV from the coding sequence ATGGCAGCTAACAAGAATACGAAGAAGACGGCGGCAAGCAAGCGCCGTGTCAGAAAAAACGTTGAACATGGACAGGCTCATATTCAGTCATCCTTCAATAATACGATCGTGACACTGACGGATGCGCAGGGAAATGCACTCTCCTGGGCTTCCGCAGGCGGCCTGGGCTTCCGCGGTTCAAGGAAATCTACTCCCTACGCAGCGCAGATGGCGGCTGAGACAGCGACGAAGGCAGCGCTGGTTCACGGTCTGAAGACGGTTGATGTTTTCGTCAAGGGACCGGGTTCAGGAAGAGAAGCAGCGATCCGTGCGCTTTCCGCGGCCGGACTGCAGGTTCTCTCCATTGAGGATTGCACACCGGTGCCGCACAACGGCTGCCGCCCGCCGAAGAGGAGACGCGTCTGA
- the rpsM gene encoding 30S ribosomal protein S13: MARLAGVDLPRDKRVEIGLTYIYGIGRTTSNKILAEAGVNPDTRVRDLTDEEVGKIKDVMDRTCTVEGDLRREVAMNIKRLQEIGCYRGIRHRKGLPVRGQNTKNNARTRKGPRRTVANKKK, from the coding sequence ATGGCTCGTTTAGCTGGAGTGGATTTACCGAGAGACAAGCGTGTGGAGATCGGACTGACCTATATTTATGGAATCGGCCGCACCACATCCAACAAGATTCTTGCGGAAGCCGGTGTCAATCCGGATACGCGAGTCCGTGATCTGACCGATGAGGAAGTCGGCAAGATCAAGGACGTGATGGACAGAACCTGCACGGTCGAAGGTGATCTCCGCCGTGAAGTGGCGATGAATATCAAGCGTCTGCAGGAAATCGGATGCTACAGAGGCATCCGTCACAGAAAAGGTCTGCCGGTCCGCGGCCAGAACACAAAGAACAACGCCCGTACGCGCAAAGGACCGAGGCGTACGGTTGCGAACAAGAAGAAGTAA
- the rpmJ gene encoding 50S ribosomal protein L36 — MKVRSSVKPMCEKCKVIKRKGSIRIICENPKHKQRQG; from the coding sequence ATGAAGGTCAGATCTTCAGTAAAGCCGATGTGCGAGAAGTGCAAGGTAATCAAGAGAAAGGGATCGATCCGCATTATCTGCGAGAATCCGAAGCACAAACAGAGACAGGGCTGA
- the infA gene encoding translation initiation factor IF-1: MAKSDAIEVEGRVLEKLPNAMFRVELENKHVVLAHISGKLRMNFIRILPGDKVTIELSPYDLDKGRIIWRDK, translated from the coding sequence ATGGCAAAGTCCGATGCGATCGAAGTCGAGGGCAGAGTGCTGGAAAAGCTGCCAAACGCCATGTTCCGGGTAGAGCTGGAGAACAAGCATGTCGTGCTGGCTCATATCAGCGGGAAGCTGAGAATGAATTTCATCAGGATCCTTCCGGGGGACAAGGTCACGATCGAGCTCTCGCCGTATGATCTCGACAAGGGCCGGATCATCTGGAGAGACAAGTAA
- the map gene encoding type I methionyl aminopeptidase, whose protein sequence is MPVVIRTDEEIALMRESGHLLELVHQALHAMIRPGVSTAEINRAGDRKIRELGGVPNFLDYDGYPASICVSVNDEVVHGIPSDDRILKEGDIVSLDAGLIWKGYHSDAARTWIVGRAATETERLVEDTRMSFFEGMRFARAGHHLYEISAAIGAYAAERGYGVVEELCGHGIGTHLHEPPQIPNYRQKGRGILLVPGMVLAIEPMINLGTKEIEWMSDGWTVRTADREPSAHYENTVLITDGDPELLTCTGFDERELIRTMHA, encoded by the coding sequence ATGCCCGTTGTGATCCGAACCGATGAAGAAATCGCGCTGATGCGCGAATCGGGCCATTTGCTTGAACTGGTTCATCAGGCTCTGCATGCCATGATCAGGCCGGGGGTATCAACAGCGGAGATCAATCGCGCCGGGGACCGTAAGATCAGAGAACTCGGGGGTGTTCCGAATTTTCTTGATTATGACGGATATCCCGCCTCGATCTGCGTCTCCGTCAATGACGAGGTGGTTCACGGGATTCCGTCTGATGACAGGATACTGAAGGAGGGAGACATCGTATCCCTTGACGCAGGACTCATCTGGAAGGGCTACCACTCCGACGCGGCGCGGACATGGATTGTCGGACGCGCCGCAACCGAGACGGAACGGCTCGTCGAGGATACCCGGATGAGCTTCTTTGAGGGAATGCGCTTCGCCCGTGCCGGCCATCATCTTTACGAGATCTCGGCCGCGATCGGGGCGTATGCCGCAGAGCGGGGGTACGGTGTCGTTGAGGAGCTTTGCGGGCATGGGATCGGAACGCATCTTCACGAGCCGCCGCAGATCCCGAACTACCGTCAGAAGGGAAGAGGAATCCTGCTGGTGCCCGGCATGGTCCTCGCGATTGAGCCGATGATCAATCTCGGCACAAAGGAAATCGAGTGGATGAGCGACGGGTGGACTGTCAGAACCGCCGACCGGGAGCCTTCTGCCCACTACGAAAATACCGTTCTGATCACGGACGGAGACCCGGAGCTGCTTACATGCACCGGCTTCGATGAACGTGAACTGATCCGAACGATGCATGCATGA
- a CDS encoding adenylate kinase — translation MRLIMLGAPGAGKGTQAARVAERFRIPHISTGDIFRANIKNGTELGKKAKSYMDAGELVPDELVCDLVADRIAQPDCGEGFILDGFPRTIPQAEALDEAVRKAGTPIDFAVDIEVPDEHIISRMGGRRACVSCGATYHVVYNPPKKEDVCDRCGGKLVLRDDDRPETVKNRLDVYHAQTQPLIDYYKDKKVLVTVDGTQSMDDVFSAILEKLGE, via the coding sequence ATGAGACTGATCATGCTAGGAGCCCCGGGCGCCGGCAAGGGAACGCAGGCTGCCAGAGTGGCCGAACGTTTCCGGATCCCGCATATTTCAACCGGCGACATCTTCCGGGCGAACATCAAGAACGGAACGGAACTGGGCAAAAAGGCTAAGAGCTATATGGATGCCGGAGAGCTCGTGCCGGACGAACTTGTCTGCGATCTCGTAGCGGACCGTATCGCGCAGCCGGACTGCGGGGAAGGCTTCATTCTGGATGGATTCCCGCGCACGATCCCGCAGGCCGAGGCGCTTGACGAGGCAGTGAGAAAGGCCGGAACACCGATCGATTTCGCTGTCGACATTGAGGTGCCTGACGAGCATATCATTTCCCGCATGGGCGGAAGGAGAGCCTGTGTTTCCTGCGGGGCGACCTATCATGTCGTCTACAATCCGCCGAAGAAAGAGGATGTCTGCGACCGCTGCGGCGGAAAGCTGGTGCTCCGGGATGATGACCGTCCGGAGACCGTTAAGAATCGTCTCGATGTTTATCACGCCCAGACGCAGCCGCTGATTGACTATTATAAGGATAAGAAGGTTCTCGTCACAGTAGACGGCACGCAGTCCATGGACGACGTATTCAGCGCGATTCTGGAGAAGCTGGGTGAATAA
- the secY gene encoding preprotein translocase subunit SecY gives MFKKMIDAFKVKDIRHRLGFVLLCLVIIRIGSQIPVPGVNSSYFESWFKQNAGDAFNFFDAFTGGSFSSMSILALSITPYITASIIVELLTIAIPALEEMQRDGEDGRKKLVAITRYLTVGLSLFESVAMAVGFGNQGLIPNMNFAKAFTVVVCLTAGSCYLMWVGEQMTEKGVGNGISMVLVINILSRVPQDLTSLYETFVSGKTVARAALAILIIAVILIAMVVMVVVLDGAQRHIPVQYSRKTAGSRMIGGQSTHIPLKINTAGVIPVIFASSIMSFPGIIATFMGKSNVGGWAGTVLGILSESNWFDRTRPVYTIGVAIYIVLVIFFAYFYTSITFNPLEVADNMKKQGGFIPGIRPGKPTVDYLTQILNYIIFIGAVGLTIVAVIPFVFNGLFGASVSFGGTSIIIIVGVLLETVKQIESMMVVRNYKGFLSE, from the coding sequence ATGTTCAAAAAGATGATTGACGCTTTCAAAGTGAAGGATATACGGCACAGGCTCGGATTTGTTCTCCTGTGCCTGGTCATCATCAGAATAGGCTCCCAGATTCCGGTTCCGGGCGTGAACAGCAGCTACTTCGAGTCATGGTTCAAGCAGAATGCTGGTGACGCGTTCAATTTCTTTGACGCGTTCACCGGCGGCTCTTTCTCGAGCATGTCGATTCTGGCTCTGTCGATTACGCCTTACATCACTGCATCCATTATCGTTGAACTTCTTACGATCGCGATCCCCGCACTTGAAGAGATGCAGCGCGACGGCGAGGACGGAAGAAAGAAGCTGGTAGCGATCACACGCTACCTGACAGTCGGTCTTTCACTGTTCGAATCCGTCGCAATGGCTGTCGGCTTCGGTAATCAGGGACTTATCCCGAATATGAATTTCGCGAAGGCATTCACAGTTGTGGTATGCCTCACAGCAGGCTCCTGCTACCTGATGTGGGTCGGCGAGCAGATGACGGAAAAGGGCGTGGGCAACGGTATTTCCATGGTCCTTGTCATCAACATTCTCTCCCGTGTCCCCCAGGATCTCACGAGCCTTTATGAAACCTTTGTTTCTGGCAAGACCGTCGCGAGAGCCGCGCTTGCGATCCTGATCATCGCCGTCATTCTGATTGCAATGGTCGTGATGGTCGTCGTGCTTGACGGTGCTCAGAGGCATATTCCGGTGCAGTATTCCAGAAAGACGGCCGGAAGCCGGATGATCGGCGGGCAGAGCACGCATATTCCGCTGAAGATCAACACAGCGGGCGTGATTCCTGTCATCTTCGCCTCATCCATCATGTCCTTCCCCGGCATCATTGCCACGTTCATGGGCAAATCCAATGTCGGCGGCTGGGCGGGCACTGTGCTTGGCATCCTGAGCGAGAGCAACTGGTTCGACCGGACCCGTCCGGTGTATACCATCGGTGTCGCGATCTATATTGTGCTCGTCATTTTCTTTGCCTACTTCTACACATCGATCACCTTCAATCCGCTTGAGGTGGCGGACAACATGAAGAAGCAGGGCGGCTTTATCCCCGGCATCCGTCCGGGTAAGCCGACGGTTGACTATCTGACGCAGATTCTGAACTATATCATCTTCATCGGAGCGGTCGGCCTGACGATCGTCGCTGTGATTCCGTTCGTCTTCAACGGCCTGTTCGGAGCGAGCGTGTCATTCGGCGGCACCTCGATCATCATTATTGTCGGTGTCCTTCTGGAGACCGTCAAGCAGATTGAATCCATGATGGTCGTGCGCAACTACAAGGGATTTTTGAGCGAATAA
- the rplO gene encoding 50S ribosomal protein L15, translating into MDLSNLSPAEGSRMNDNFRRGRGHGSGNGKTAGKGHKGQKARSGAPRPGFEGGQMPLYRRLPKRGFTNRNTKVITAINVDVLNRFEDGTEVTPKLLIESGAVSKIVDGVKILGGGELTKKLTVKVNAVSGSAKSKIEAAGGTVEVI; encoded by the coding sequence ATGGATTTATCTAATTTATCACCGGCGGAAGGCTCCCGGATGAATGACAACTTCCGCAGAGGCCGCGGTCACGGATCCGGCAACGGCAAGACGGCAGGCAAAGGCCACAAGGGCCAGAAGGCACGTTCCGGCGCGCCGAGACCGGGCTTTGAAGGCGGTCAGATGCCTCTGTACAGACGCCTTCCGAAGAGAGGCTTCACGAACAGAAACACCAAGGTCATCACTGCAATCAACGTGGATGTTCTGAACCGTTTTGAGGACGGAACAGAGGTGACCCCGAAGCTCCTTATCGAGAGCGGTGCGGTTTCGAAAATCGTGGACGGCGTCAAGATTCTCGGCGGTGGCGAGCTGACGAAGAAACTGACCGTGAAGGTCAACGCGGTGAGCGGGAGCGCGAAGAGCAAAATCGAGGCGGCAGGCGGTACAGTCGAGGTGATCTGA
- the rpmD gene encoding 50S ribosomal protein L30, with translation MADKKLKITLVKSTIGAVPKNKKIVESMGFHKLNSSVILPDNAATRGQLAKIGYLVKVEEVE, from the coding sequence ATGGCAGATAAGAAATTAAAGATCACACTTGTGAAATCCACCATCGGCGCGGTCCCGAAGAATAAGAAGATCGTTGAGTCCATGGGCTTCCATAAGCTCAACTCCAGCGTCATTCTTCCGGATAACGCCGCAACACGCGGACAGCTGGCGAAGATCGGCTATCTTGTCAAGGTTGAAGAAGTCGAATAA
- the rpsE gene encoding 30S ribosomal protein S5 translates to MRANEDRRRDKDDNGMEDRVVAIKRVTKVVKGGRNMRFSALVVVGDGNGHVGAGLGKAAEIPEAIRKGKEDAMKHMITVARTDFKSVTHDNIGKYGGATVLLKRAPEGTGVIAGGPARAVIELAGITNIRTKSLGSNNKQNVVFATLAGLKQIKTPEEVARLRGKTVEEILA, encoded by the coding sequence ATGAGAGCAAACGAGGATAGAAGAAGAGACAAAGACGACAACGGCATGGAAGACAGAGTCGTTGCGATCAAGCGTGTCACGAAGGTCGTAAAGGGCGGTCGCAACATGCGGTTCTCGGCTCTGGTCGTCGTCGGCGACGGAAACGGCCATGTAGGCGCCGGACTTGGCAAGGCGGCTGAAATTCCGGAAGCGATCCGCAAGGGCAAGGAAGATGCCATGAAGCATATGATCACGGTTGCCCGGACGGATTTCAAGAGCGTCACGCATGACAACATCGGGAAATACGGCGGAGCGACCGTGCTCCTCAAGAGAGCTCCGGAAGGTACCGGCGTCATCGCCGGCGGCCCGGCCCGTGCGGTCATCGAGCTCGCGGGCATCACGAACATTCGTACGAAGTCCCTGGGCTCCAACAACAAGCAGAATGTGGTATTCGCTACGCTCGCCGGTCTGAAGCAGATCAAGACGCCTGAGGAAGTCGCTCGTCTTCGCGGCAAGACCGTCGAAGAGATTCTGGCGTGA